taaaaggtgtgtgtcataatcctcacttgcctttattatgtcactgggtccacaagagggagacacactacgtcagattaatagtttcattcattcggagatccaattgaatttgcaaatcacaagttgctccattaaaggaataattggatcaattcagtaatccttttggacaaagaaaagggtcttcttatctgcaaatgcttgtttgctaaaagagataagaaacaaaacaacaaaaagacacaataaattgacacgaaataagacacaggagacaaaaatctgttcttatgtttttttgttgctgaaaagagacatgattctattttttgataactggataagagaagtgcaccggtcctggaagtactgcaataccaggtcaatgcgtggagtggacagagcaagctcttcttccatctccctgttctaaaaatccatttaatatatggcccccagatagggggcgtatcagatattaaactgataagaacagatactacacttgatcttagccaaaaggccgagaagcgataacctgaaaagggacccaggaaagcgcccgcttctcaggctaggcctgacaactgtaggagacagccacgccacacgccgtatactttcttcagcggcggcccacaacactccattgctgcacattctaggcccgactagcctgaaaagcctgacaccttcactgggaccctctttacacctctctgtctgcaaaggcacgcacatgagccgaggacttttcaaacgagatgcctgcaaaatttgcattaactcctccccttgaccataagtgcaacgacgcccgctgattagtcggcctgccgttccgtcctcgtctccccaggcaattaatcacactgtctgcccagcttctttcggaatattcacagcatgtcacagaaacagcacttcaaggtgcatcacaattgtttctcgggccaccggcaagtaaataNNNNNNNNNNNNNNNNNNNNNNNNNNNNNNNNNNNNNNNNNNNNNNNNNNNNNNNNNNNNNNNNNNNNNNNNNNNNNNNNNNNNNNNNNNNNNNNNNNNNTCAAGAGCAGAAGAGGCGCAGGCTGGAGGTGAACCTGTAAGTCCAGTGATACAACCAGACCAGAGATTGCAGAGCTCTGTGAGTCAGAGCAGAATAGGATGGATGATGGTGCAGGCCCGTCTGTGGTTGCTGGTGAAATGGACTTTCTGCAGCGTTTGGTGGGGGGTAGCCCTGGGCTGAGCGGTACTGGCAACATCGTTGTTTACGATAGCCCCGAGGCGGATAGTTTTGGGATTGAAGATGTTGATTCCAGTGAGGCTGAGTGATGTGACGGATCAAGGTCCCCTTACGCGGAAAGCGGTGCCTGAAGAGCGCACTGCAAAAAAAGCAAGGATTGATACTGAAGTGGCGGAGAGTGCCCCTTTGATGATGGGGATGAGGTTTTGAATTTGCCTAGTATTGAATCTTGTGCCTCCTCTCCTTTGGGTCACCCCAGCTCAAGTTTTTTTTCTCAGGGGGGGAGACGGGGGCAGTTCCAGTGGTCTCTCCGGATATCAAGAAAATGGGTGAAGAATAAAGTTAGATGCAAGACAACCATGCAAAAAGTTTGTAGAATGGTTGGCAAAAGACTGCCCTGTCCTCCTTAGATGCATGCTCAGATCTGTTTAACAATTGTTAGCTTGAATGTTAGGATGATCGCCGGGAGGAACCGGAGATTAGCAATCTTGGAAGATCTGGGGGATAAAGGGGGGGGGAACGTGTTTTATTTACAGGAGTGTGGATTTTCTGAGCCTTTGGGGAAAGGcgaatgggggaggggggaatctTATTGGTCCGGAACTAGTTTAAATAGAAATGATGGGGTGGGTATTTTGTTTGGTAACAGAGATATAATGATAGAAAATTATATTGTTGTTGAGGAGGGGAGATGTATTTGTGTTCAAATTTATTATAAAGATTGGAGGTTGCGGATTGTTTTGTATATATGCCTCTGCTTGTAAGAAGGAAAGGAGGGAATTGTTTGAGAAGTTAGTATATTTTTTGCCGGGTAGGGTTCCTGTGGTATTGGTGGGGGACATGAATTGTATTATTGATGTGGCTGGGCGTATGGGTGGATCTGGTGTAGGTGTAGATATTACTGGGAATATGTTAAAACAGTTAATGCTTGATTTTCGTTTAGTAGATGCGGCTGCTCATTGTAATGCGGGGCCGCCACCGCCAACCTATCGGGCAGATAGGGGTGGCATAATGTCTAGATTAGATTATGTATTAGTGTCCAATTTGATTGAATGTGTAAATTTGAAACAAGAGAATGTATGTTATTCAGATCATGATTGTATGATATGTAAGATTGGTTGTAGGGATGATAGGAAATATGGGAATGGGTTATGGATGTTGAATGTTGGGGTGCTAGAGATGAAAGGAGTTAAGGAAGGTTTTGCGAAAGAATATGTGGGGTGGTTGAGGATGAAAGGTGTGTTTTTGGATATACTTGAGTGGTGGGATTGGGTGAAGGTACGAATGAAGGTTTTTTTCCGGAAGTGTGAGTATAGGAATGCTAGGATGAAGAGGATGAGGTATGTGGATGTGTGTAGACGAATTAAGTTTTTATATAAATTGAGAGAGTTGGGGTTTGATATTAGTAATGAGATAATTAAGGAAAGGaataaaatacttatttaatCCTTTCGCGGATATTAATTTTATCTATGCCTTCCTGAGAAGATACTGCAGCAGTataagagggggggagcagcagagAAACGTCTGTGGTATTTTTAATGAGGATATGCGTTTTTGGGTCAGGCTGAGGTCTGATCCAAATGGACATGAAGGACTGAGTCATCCCCCTGCGTCCTTCTCGTTTGCTGGAGTAAGAGGTTACCTGTATTACAGGGAACAGCATTTTTCTTGCAGGAAGTGCACCAAGATTGGGCATGATAAGGCTGAGTGCCCCTACATAAGACCATGCAGGAATTGCAAAGAGGATGGCCACATGGCTGCAGAGTGCCCAAGGCCTAAGAGATGTGAATTGTGTGGGGAAGTGGGCCACTTGGTCAAACTGTGTAACATGGTATATGCCAGTgatgaatataaaaacaaaacaccccGTGAGTGGGCTGCACTAAATACCAGAAGATATGAGAAAGAAAATGTGAATGTGTCTGATAATGATGGTGTTACAAGTGTTTCTGGCAGAACAGACAGCGTTGCGGCTGTTTCAGCCGTTGGTGAGGAGCGCGCGCTGAACGGAGATGGAGGGGGGATCCTGTGATGATGGCTGTGACCGAGACGGGGACACCGCCGGCAACTGTATCTGTGACCAAGTCAGTGATTCCACCAGGCGCTGTGTCAGTAATCATGCCCGTGGGTGAGTCTACCTGTAAAACTGCTGTGTTTTCTGTGCCTAAACCCGCTCCCCTACTTCCTCCGCTGTGTCTGTGCTCGCTGCTGCGACCAGGTCAGATGCTGTGTCTGAGTCTGGAGCAgcggctgccccccccccccccccccgctgcgcCTATGTCAAAACCCGATGCTGATTCTCCGCTGTGGCTGGATCTAGTGGTGAGCTCCCTGCTGCGCAAATGTCTCTGTCTAATGTGGTATCTCCTGCTATGTCTAATGATTTTGTCGGGATGCCTGCTGTGTTCATGTCTGCTTCAGCCAGTGAATCTCCTGCTGTGACGATGACAGATTTGACATCTGAGTCCCCCGTGGTGCCCTTACACCAAACTGTATATGAGGAGATTAGTAGCCCCGGCAGTCTGAGTAGCGGAGAGGATTTCCGTGGGGCTGACCTAGTCAGCACCGATGTTGCTTCTCAAAATGTTGAAATGCCATCAAGTGATGAGGATTTGCTATGTCAGCGTCATCCTGCTATGCTCCGTGATGATCACTGCAGTGGTGTTGCTAAAAAGCTCAGAAGAGAAGCGGACTTTGATCCAATGCAGGATCCTAGTTATGGGGCTCATCCGATAGCACAATCTAaccctggtgaggaactgtttgagacttgtgttacccgatcgaagccggccaggagcaagaagaccgaCTCCGGGGAAGAAGCGCTGCTGATCCCAGCCTGCCGGAAAGAAGACGCCGGGAGCAACTCCAGCTGAAGAAGCCTTCCTCTCCTCGGGACCTCCTCTTCAGCGGAAGAAGCGcctcctcttcagcggaagcccctgctcctctctgcccagTGGGAGGATACCCGCACTGCTTCTTCCGCCCCGGAAAAAGATTGCCCTCcagaccagcctctctgccctagGAAGAAGAGCCAGGACGATGACTTCAGCTGccgcagctcctgcctccacccctgctcctgcccctgggaagaCCACCGCCCCGAAGCCTCTCCCCGTGGCCGGAACCTCCGCCTCCACTGACTCTGCTGGACAAGGGAAGCCCAGCCAGGATGCCCCCCCAGAAGAATCCCActctggaaccctggatgaggcagactGTCGTCCTGAAGTTGAAGGAGGTggaaggaagggtcccagacatgacggcTGAGACTTTCGAGAAGAAGATGATCCTCGACCAGGGCTTAtccaaggctgaaaccctcagcgtgcagaactacctgaaggggatctggtacatcaccttcgcctccattgccatctgtaagaggtactgggaggcagtgaagactgcgagaccggagtctcccttctcccgtttcgtggggaactgccccatccagagagaggagagaagagtcacgGTCTCCATGAGAAACCCTCAAACCCCTGGTAAAgacatcgctaccttcctgagccgcttctgctccgtggtcaaggacccctccaaaATCCTGGATGCCAACGgtttctggacaggcaagtggtccatcatTATCAGGCTGTGGAAAGACAACACGGCAACTGACTGtctccaacacctgccatcaTGCTTCGCCCTGTGTGGCTCTGCCGGCCTTCTCCAATATGCcgatcagccgaggaactgcagGAAGTGCGGTGAAGCTGACCACATGGTGAGAAGCTGCAAAGTCTtagcctgcaggaactgcaaggtggcgGGGCACGAGACAAAGGATTGCCCAAAAAAACTGTCCTGCAACCTCTgtggcctggccagccacatctacagggactgcccccagaggACCAGAACCTATAGAGGAAGACGGAAGTTCTAACAataatgctaaacttgatgtttcttccaggttgttgcaggagatggtagccgaagcatccttgcgggatgcagtgggatccatgggggccggctctgtgaatCATACTTGAAGtcgccccgatggctcagtgcgttcccggattgactttgtgtttacctcgagagcggtaagacaaaacaggcatgtcatggttccctgcttcttttctgatcatagggccattctctttaaaggtgttctgggccACGGTTTCCCTCTCGGTCCGGGCTCCTGGAAGTTGAACTGTGCTCTGCTGGAACGAGAGgaggtgatggttgagctgagggatgctTATGTAAtatggaaaaatgacaaaatgtattttgactgtatgtctaactggtgggagtatgtcaagggcaagtttcgcagtttctttcaggctaagggCCTtcaacaggcgtgtgagaggaagagaaacttcaggaggcttcagcgtcagctgcagtccctgctggaccTCCAACTCTGCGGCTGGGACGTGAAGTATGATCTGGTTGAGGCcaaggggggcctgaaaaggcacttcaaGGAGTCCAGAcgcatcatcttccgttccaaggtggagaatctggagaagggtgagaaatgtaattctttctttttcagaaaactccactccg
The nucleotide sequence above comes from Mixophyes fleayi isolate aMixFle1 chromosome 6, aMixFle1.hap1, whole genome shotgun sequence. Encoded proteins:
- the LOC142095486 gene encoding uncharacterized protein LOC142095486; this translates as MPPQKNPTLEPWMRQTVVLKLKEVEGRVPDMTAETFEKKMILDQGLSKAETLSVQNYLKGIWYITFASIAICKRYWEAVKTARPESPFSRFVGNCPIQREERRVTVSMRNPQTPGKDIATFLSRFCSVVKDPSKILDANGFWTGKWSIIIRLWKDNTATDCLQHLPSCFALCGSAGLLQYADQPRNCRKCGEADHMVRSCKVLACRNCKVAGHETKDCPKKLSCNLCGLASHIYRDCPQRTRTYRGRRKF